The Perca fluviatilis chromosome 2, GENO_Pfluv_1.0, whole genome shotgun sequence genome includes a region encoding these proteins:
- the irf2bp1 gene encoding interferon regulatory factor 2-binding protein 1: MSSPSSSRRQWCYLCDLPKMPWTVVWDFSEVVCRGCVNYEGANQIEFLITNARQLKRTHGMQDGNVRSPGPSPNKHGTSGRGDADGGRQHMDRYDRGGRGESTVSAIRVPPNGLHRDGQQPQELNRQSPSGSRRPMLGAAIPPNLVTQSIAGIPHGLLTGMPAGLTARTAPMSSPMIFPAPVLAEMSRRQLGIGMGIAPFITPELERELSSSQNQPKMQTQIHTAVAGSSASKSTGIPSSTSTLAGGVSQTSPKPASSPARQPRPLTARSGGEPLGSSTSAEAATTAAALPHSGASELGSASASNTHSTGNTLSCTLCHERLEDTHFVQCPSVPGHRFCFPCTRVYIQSRRGDGEVYCPSGERCPLDNSPNSPPWAFMQGEVSTILGTAGAGAASAAASGAGNGPGAAAASGAGSGAASGAGAASGDVTVKKERET, encoded by the exons ATGTcgtccccctcctcctccaggcGCCAGTGGTGCTACCTGTGCGACCTGCCAAAGATGCCGTGGACTGTGGTGTGGGACTTCAGCGAAGTGGTTTGCCGTGGCTGCGTAAACTACGAGGGAGCTAATCAGATTGAGTTCCTTATAACGAATGCCCGACAGCTGAAACGAACTCACGGGATGCAGGACGGTAACGTCAGGTCACCTGGTCCCTCGCCCAATAAACACGGCACATCTGGAAGAGGAGATGCGGACGGAGGCAGGCAGCACATGGACCGCTACGacaggggaggaagaggagaaagtaCCGTGTCTGCTATTCGTGTGCCGCCCAACGGGCTGCACCGCGACGGCCAGCAGCCTCAAGAATTGAACCGTCAGAGCCCCAGCGGCAGCCGAAGACCCATGCTAGGCGCTGCCATCCCTCCTAATCTAGTGACTCAGAGTATTGCAGGGATTCCCCATGGGTTACTTACGGGCATGCCGGCGGGTCTAACCGCCAGGACAGCCCCCATGAGCAGCCCCATGATCTTCCCTGCCCCGGTGCTGGCCGAGATGAGCCGCAGACAGCTGGGGATAGGGATGGGGATAGCTCCTTTTATCACTCCGGAGCTGGAGCGAGAGCTCAGTTCGTCCCAGAATCAGCCCAAGATGCAGACACAGATCCACACTGCTGTGGCTGGCAGCAGCGCCAGTAAGAGTACAGGCATCCCTTCTTCTACCTCGACCCTGGCTGGAGGTGTGAGCCAGACCAGCCCCAAGCCTGCCTCATCACCAGCCAGGCAGCCACGGCCCCTAACTGCGAGGTCCGGAGGGGAGCCCCTGGGATCCAGCACCTCAGCAGAGGCTGCCACCACAGCTGCAGCGTTACCCCACAGCGGTGCCTCTGAGCTGGGATCAGCATCTGCCAGCAACACTCATTCAACTGGAAACACTCTATCCTGCACCTTGTGTCATGAGAGGCTGGAAGACACACACTTTGTTCAGTGTCCATCAGTGCCTGGGCatag GTTCTGCTTCCCCTGCACCAGAGTGTACATCCAGAGCCGGCGGGGCGATGGGGAGGTGTACTGCCCCAGCGGAGAGCGCTGTCCACTGGACAACTCTCCCAACAGTCCCCCTTGGGCCTTCATGCAGGGAGAGGTATCCACCATACTCGGCACTGCCGGAGCAGGAGCTGCATCAGCTGCTGCATCTGGAGCCGGGAACGGGCCTGGAGCTGCGGCTGCGTCCGGGGCCGGGAGCGGAGCGGCCAGCGGAGCGGGAGCCGCCAGCGGAGACGTCACCgtcaagaaagagagagagacgtga
- the polr1g gene encoding CD3e molecule, epsilon associated protein, with product MPRHVSSSSSEDEEDNNTTESPVKQKETDKKTTRFQCPADFVSFCHKPCSTTLTESLTDNNELWLIKAPASFNPERFSGIKLPLSGLQTVKVPTAAGGANTGGGQQIYSILASAHGTSDLRLLTSDKQSSDAVVFGPMFSGLLNVCESYGDSRANRAPQVIPAAPAPSIPPGLRQRFHPFGSKTPTLTCVAESEADGAAFGPSSATLRPLVVKRFVEETWQEDEEEEEEEGRKKKKKKKKEKRIKAECGEEAEAEGVVRVKEEPVAEPEVQDEVMMELPFQEGDVLEERRKKKKKKKDKEREDREREEVEEGLEPSVRVKEENVTVKCEPIDILYGDVVEGSGKKKKKKKKSKTDDD from the exons ATGCCAAGACACGTATCATCTTCATCAAGTGAAGATGAAGAGGACAATAATACTACAGAATCCCCTGTAAAGCAAAAAGAAACCG ATAAGAAGACCACCAGGTTCCAGTGTCCTGCTGactttgtgtctttctgccATAAGCCCTGCAGCACAACTCTCACCGAGAGTCTGACGGACAATAACGAGTTATGGCTCATTAAAGCTCCCGCCAGCTTTAACCCAGAACG TTTCAGTGGCATTAAGTTGCCCCTCTCAGGTCTCCAGACCGTGAAGGTTCCTACCGCTGCAGGCGGAGCCAATACTGGGGGTGGCCAGCAGATCTACAGCATCCTGGCGTCCGCCCACGGTACCTCAGACCTCCGCCTGCTCACCAGCGACAAGCAGTCGTCCGATGCCGTGGTTTTTGGCCCCATGTTTTCAGGCCTgctgaatgtgtgtgagagctaTGGAGACAGCAGGGCAAACCGGGCCCCTCAGGTCATCCCCGCCGCTCCAGCACCCTCCATACCCCCTGGGCTGAGACAGCGGTTCCATCCGTTCGGCAGTAAGACCCCCACGCTGACCTGCGTGGCAGAGAGTGAAGCGGACGGAGCCGCCTTTGGGCCCTCGTCTGCAACCCTCCGCCCCCTGGTAGTCAAACGATTCGTAGAAGAAACATGgcaggaggatgaggaggaggaggaggaggaagggaggaaaaagaagaagaagaaaaagaaagaaaagcgaATAAAGGCAGAGTGTGGAGAGGAAGCGGAGGCGGAGGGGGTGGTGAGAGTGAAAGAGGAACCTGTCGCTGAACCTGAAGTTCAGGACGAAGTAATGATGGAGCTTCCCTTCCAGGAGGGCGACGTTttggaagagaggaggaaaaagaagaagaaaaagaaggacaaggagcgagaggacagggagcgagaggaggtggaggagggctTGGAGCCCAGTGTGAGGGTGAAGGAGGAAAATGTAACCGTGAAATGTGAACCAATAGACATTTTGTATGGGGATGTTGTGGAGGGCTcgggaaagaagaagaaaaagaagaagaaaagcaaaACCGATGACGACTAG